The following coding sequences lie in one Halorussus halophilus genomic window:
- a CDS encoding glycosyltransferase family 2 protein: MYRDHSVGVVVPAYNEENFVAGVVRELPAFVDEIYLVDDASTDGTWAAMLGISGAKSHPQRSGTQRLSTASDGLGRGLLADRVADYETDGRLTRIRHAENRGAGGAVKTGYLAALEDEVDIVATIDGDGQMDAALLPRILDPVVEGRAGYAKGDRLAGVSLVHEMPPFRLFGNLLLTGLTRIATGYWKLSDPQNGFTAISREALLEADVESLWEYYGYMNQLLARLNAAGVGVADVPMASSYGDEVSGIDYVEYIRKVSWLLLVSFLLRLRRKYVDEDWQGKRLAISTGLVGVALALLARSVRAEEGRNDRGEIERGNDTRPEAGR; this comes from the coding sequence ATGTACCGGGACCACTCGGTGGGCGTCGTCGTCCCGGCGTACAACGAGGAGAACTTCGTCGCCGGAGTCGTCCGCGAGTTGCCCGCGTTCGTAGACGAAATCTACCTCGTGGACGACGCTTCGACGGACGGCACGTGGGCGGCGATGCTAGGGATTTCCGGTGCCAAGAGCCATCCGCAACGCTCCGGCACGCAACGCCTCAGCACCGCGAGCGACGGACTCGGTCGCGGCCTGCTCGCCGACCGCGTGGCGGATTACGAGACTGACGGCCGACTCACGAGAATCAGGCACGCCGAGAACCGCGGCGCTGGCGGTGCCGTCAAGACCGGCTACCTCGCCGCGCTCGAAGACGAAGTCGATATCGTCGCCACGATAGACGGCGACGGTCAGATGGACGCCGCGCTCTTGCCCCGAATTCTCGACCCCGTCGTGGAGGGCCGAGCGGGGTACGCGAAGGGTGACCGACTCGCTGGCGTGAGTCTCGTCCACGAGATGCCGCCGTTTCGGCTGTTCGGCAACCTCCTGTTGACCGGGCTGACGCGAATTGCGACCGGTTACTGGAAGCTTTCGGACCCGCAGAACGGCTTCACGGCCATCTCGCGGGAGGCACTGCTCGAAGCCGACGTGGAGTCGCTCTGGGAGTACTACGGCTACATGAACCAGTTGCTCGCTCGACTCAACGCGGCGGGCGTCGGGGTCGCCGACGTACCGATGGCGAGCAGTTACGGCGACGAAGTGAGCGGTATCGACTACGTCGAGTACATTCGGAAGGTGTCGTGGTTGCTGTTGGTCTCGTTTCTCTTGCGACTTCGTCGCAAGTACGTCGATGAAGACTGGCAAGGCAAACGTCTCGCCATCAGCACTGGACTCGTCGGTGTCGCACTCGCACTACTCGCGAGGTCGGTGAGAGCCGAAGAGGGACGGAACGACCGAGGGGAGATAGAACGAGGAAACGACACTCGACCGGAGGCGGGACGATGA
- a CDS encoding oligosaccharide flippase family protein, producing MDVVRNIAEGFRAEIGGRLLYFAASGATLVFLARALQPDAYGLLFLATSILTVGNLFANFSMPKSAAKYVAEFAETDADRLGPIVSFSFRFVLLTVTLVCIGVALLHAPVAALFGDPGLETLLLLGTGYVFCHTFYLYFRRLLQGFKAIERSAAVYATEGVGRFVCVVALVSLGFGVSGALVGYALGFGLAGAVGAVLFYRGFYPDLDVGRAIADETRRKLLRYTVPLSATSGANLLDTTLDPVVLGFIVNPAAVGYYMLSRQAVHFLQAPASAVGFSVGPWFSDQKASGELDRISNIYRFTLVHTLLFYVPAAAGLALLARPAISILFGAEYLPATDVLRVMAVLAVLWSIEEVSDNALDYLGRARARSIARATTAVASLALIGLLVPVYGVVGAAVAKVIGHAAYVVTTLYIMHTEVSVPVGRLMRQLTLILAITAIMSVVVFTSVGFVSGAFTLAGVIALGGGVWIVLAVSTGVADVQTINSYFN from the coding sequence ATGGACGTAGTACGTAACATCGCCGAGGGGTTCCGGGCGGAAATCGGTGGCCGTCTTCTCTACTTTGCGGCCTCGGGAGCCACGCTCGTCTTCCTCGCCCGGGCCTTGCAACCGGACGCCTACGGGCTACTCTTCTTGGCAACGTCGATACTCACCGTCGGCAACCTGTTCGCCAACTTCAGCATGCCGAAGTCTGCCGCGAAGTACGTCGCCGAGTTCGCCGAAACCGACGCCGACCGACTCGGCCCCATCGTCTCGTTCTCGTTTCGGTTCGTCCTCCTGACGGTGACACTCGTCTGCATTGGTGTCGCGTTGCTACACGCCCCCGTGGCGGCTCTCTTCGGTGACCCCGGACTCGAAACGTTGCTCCTCCTCGGGACCGGCTACGTGTTCTGCCACACGTTCTACCTCTACTTCCGGAGACTGTTGCAAGGGTTCAAAGCCATCGAGCGGAGCGCGGCGGTGTACGCCACAGAGGGTGTCGGTCGATTCGTCTGTGTCGTCGCACTCGTCTCTCTCGGATTCGGTGTCTCAGGGGCACTGGTCGGCTACGCACTCGGATTCGGTCTCGCAGGCGCGGTTGGGGCCGTTCTCTTCTACCGTGGCTTCTACCCGGACCTCGATGTGGGACGTGCCATCGCCGACGAGACTCGGAGAAAACTTCTCAGGTACACCGTCCCGCTCTCGGCCACCAGTGGCGCGAATTTGCTCGACACGACGCTCGACCCGGTGGTGCTCGGCTTCATCGTCAACCCGGCCGCCGTTGGCTACTACATGCTCAGTCGGCAGGCCGTCCACTTCCTCCAAGCACCCGCGTCGGCCGTTGGATTCTCGGTCGGGCCGTGGTTCAGCGACCAGAAGGCGTCTGGCGAACTCGACCGCATCTCCAACATCTACCGGTTCACGCTCGTCCACACGCTCCTGTTCTACGTTCCGGCGGCGGCCGGACTCGCCCTCCTCGCAAGACCTGCCATCTCGATTCTGTTCGGCGCAGAGTACCTCCCCGCGACTGACGTGCTACGCGTGATGGCCGTTCTCGCGGTCCTCTGGTCCATCGAAGAGGTGTCGGACAACGCGCTCGACTATCTCGGGCGGGCGCGAGCGCGCTCTATCGCACGGGCGACGACAGCGGTTGCCTCTCTCGCACTGATCGGCCTCCTCGTTCCGGTGTACGGCGTCGTCGGTGCGGCAGTCGCAAAGGTCATCGGACACGCTGCGTACGTCGTGACGACGCTCTACATCATGCACACCGAGGTGTCCGTCCCTGTAGGTCGGTTGATGCGACAGTTAACGCTCATTCTCGCCATCACGGCTATAATGAGCGTCGTCGTCTTCACGTCCGTCGGTTTCGTCTCGGGCGCGTTCACGCTCGCTGGCGTCATCGCACTCGGTGGCGGAGTCTGGATAGTGCTTGCCGTCTCGACCGGTGTCGCGGACGTGCAGACCATCAACTCCTACTTCAACTAA
- a CDS encoding ABC transporter ATP-binding protein yields the protein MDASTRVATEESNARSTVVECSNVSREYERGGGGSWLPFVGDESGERPTVKALDDVSLGIERGEFVGLSGPSGSGKSTLIHLLAGLDAPTSGTVTLAGEDVASLSQKRLTRLRLEQVGIVFQRFHLLPSLSARANVALPLVERGVPKRERRERAASLLERVGLGERQTHRPGELSGGEQQRVAVARALAGDPLVVFADEPTGELDTDTGERILDLLADLATDRSVVLASHDQRALDRTDRVIRLVDGRRQDDAVVKRRDDAAVRRQDGSQDG from the coding sequence ATGGACGCAAGCACACGGGTAGCGACCGAGGAATCGAACGCTCGAAGCACTGTCGTCGAATGCTCGAACGTCAGCAGAGAGTACGAACGCGGCGGTGGCGGGTCGTGGCTCCCGTTCGTCGGCGACGAGAGCGGGGAGCGACCGACAGTCAAGGCACTAGACGACGTGTCGCTGGGCATCGAGCGTGGGGAGTTCGTCGGACTCTCCGGCCCAAGTGGGAGCGGGAAGTCCACGCTCATCCACCTGCTCGCGGGGCTGGACGCGCCGACGAGCGGCACGGTAACGCTCGCTGGCGAAGACGTGGCGAGTCTGTCCCAGAAGCGGTTGACGCGCCTGCGACTGGAACAGGTCGGCATCGTCTTCCAGCGATTCCACCTCTTGCCGTCGCTGTCGGCGCGAGCGAACGTCGCGCTCCCCCTCGTGGAGCGGGGCGTGCCGAAACGCGAGCGTCGTGAGCGAGCGGCGAGTCTACTCGAACGCGTCGGACTGGGCGAACGTCAAACGCACAGGCCGGGAGAACTCTCCGGCGGCGAACAACAGCGAGTCGCCGTCGCGCGGGCGCTCGCTGGCGACCCACTGGTCGTCTTCGCCGACGAACCGACGGGCGAACTCGACACTGACACGGGCGAGCGGATTCTCGACCTGCTGGCGGACCTCGCCACCGACCGGTCGGTCGTGCTCGCGTCGCACGACCAGCGCGCGCTCGACCGCACCGACCGGGTGATTCGCCTCGTAGACGGTCGGAGGCAGGACGACGCGGTTGTCAAGAGACGAGACGACGCGGCGGTCAGGAGACAGGACGGTAGCCAAGATGGGTAA
- a CDS encoding DUF354 domain-containing protein has protein sequence MSFDRPQSRGKTDVSSVPDAFAVERQKSEELSAVDGNVRRRDAPTVAFTMCHPAQVHLFRNAIRKLAGEGFRVYVFVREKEILADLLDAYEIPYNVLLAKDAPNLNFDGPQLLEVGLVQLLFEYRLLRAARKIDPDLFVAEVGVAGTHVAKATGAKSLVFAVSEHANLQNRLAFPFADRICTPTCYWDDLGVKQSRYPGYHQLAYLHPDRFEPDPSVLEVEGIDPDEKFVILRTVGWNSAHDVGSSGFDGLREVIAELERTGTRVLVTAEEPLPTDLASYELSIPPEDIYHLMHYANCFVGESATMATESAVLGTPAIYVSTLEVGYTQELEAEYGLVFNFAGPNRQRRGLAKATEILSGTLDADWAARRRRLLEDKRDTTDVIVEQVREMVGRTGR, from the coding sequence ATGAGCTTCGACCGACCGCAGTCTCGCGGGAAAACGGACGTGTCTAGTGTGCCAGACGCGTTCGCGGTGGAACGGCAGAAGAGTGAAGAACTCTCAGCGGTCGATGGGAACGTTCGGCGCAGAGACGCGCCGACAGTCGCGTTCACCATGTGCCACCCGGCACAGGTCCATCTCTTCAGGAACGCCATACGGAAACTCGCTGGAGAAGGGTTTCGCGTCTACGTTTTCGTCCGCGAGAAGGAGATACTCGCAGACCTGCTCGACGCCTACGAGATCCCGTACAACGTCCTGTTGGCGAAGGACGCGCCGAACCTGAACTTCGACGGACCGCAACTGTTGGAGGTCGGACTAGTGCAGTTGCTATTCGAGTATCGCCTGCTTCGGGCGGCGCGGAAAATCGACCCGGACCTGTTCGTCGCGGAGGTTGGCGTCGCTGGAACGCACGTCGCCAAAGCGACGGGCGCGAAGAGTCTCGTCTTCGCCGTCTCCGAACACGCCAACCTCCAAAATCGACTCGCGTTTCCCTTCGCCGACAGAATCTGTACGCCGACCTGCTACTGGGACGACCTCGGCGTCAAGCAGTCGCGTTACCCGGGGTATCACCAGTTGGCGTACCTGCATCCCGACCGCTTCGAACCGGACCCAAGCGTCCTCGAAGTCGAGGGAATCGATCCCGACGAGAAGTTCGTCATCCTCCGAACCGTGGGGTGGAACTCCGCGCACGACGTGGGCAGTTCGGGGTTCGATGGACTCCGCGAAGTGATCGCCGAATTGGAGCGGACCGGCACTCGCGTGCTGGTCACTGCTGAAGAACCACTACCGACCGACCTCGCGTCGTACGAACTGTCGATTCCGCCCGAGGACATCTACCACCTGATGCACTACGCAAACTGCTTCGTCGGCGAGAGCGCGACCATGGCGACCGAGAGCGCCGTCTTGGGGACGCCAGCGATCTACGTCTCGACGCTCGAAGTCGGCTACACGCAGGAACTAGAGGCGGAGTACGGACTAGTGTTCAACTTCGCTGGACCGAATCGCCAACGGAGAGGCCTAGCGAAAGCGACCGAAATTCTCTCCGGAACGCTCGACGCCGACTGGGCGGCGCGCCGACGCCGCCTGCTCGAAGACAAGCGCGACACGACAGACGTCATCGTCGAGCAAGTGCGCGAGATGGTCGGGAGGACTGGAAGATGA
- a CDS encoding polysaccharide deacetylase family protein, translating to MSSVEPHRFADAPSTRTACITLDLENNWTFGGELEYLVFEHLDEFVGLVRRLDVPLSVFVVGKVLEDRPDVVRRLDAELDVEFHLHSYQHDMTGNVDIGRELRAGTRAFESVLGRDPAGYRAPRFILDKGDLATLSAMEFEFDSSVCPSYRPGVYNNLDAPHRPYYPAEAPDLLEIPVSVHPRLRVPMEQSYLRLFGDPYLKLLEHSRLPKTLVYNCHLHDFFHTAAHERLGRLKRLAFTRNIENSVAVFERFVSLLTEKGYRFRTLSELADDVRLREDERVVAGLS from the coding sequence ATGAGTAGCGTCGAACCACATCGGTTCGCCGACGCCCCCTCGACGCGAACGGCCTGCATCACGCTCGATTTGGAGAACAACTGGACGTTCGGCGGCGAGTTAGAGTACCTCGTTTTCGAGCATCTGGACGAGTTCGTCGGCCTCGTACGTCGCCTCGATGTGCCGCTGAGCGTCTTCGTGGTCGGGAAGGTCCTCGAAGACAGGCCGGACGTGGTGCGACGCCTCGACGCGGAACTCGACGTGGAGTTTCACCTCCACTCGTACCAGCACGACATGACCGGAAACGTCGATATCGGTAGAGAGCTCCGCGCGGGAACGCGAGCGTTCGAGTCCGTGCTTGGCCGCGACCCCGCCGGGTATCGGGCACCGCGGTTTATCCTCGACAAGGGGGATCTCGCCACGCTCTCAGCGATGGAGTTCGAGTTCGACAGTAGCGTCTGTCCGTCCTATCGGCCGGGCGTCTACAACAACCTCGACGCTCCCCACCGGCCGTACTACCCCGCGGAAGCGCCCGACCTCTTGGAGATTCCAGTGTCGGTGCATCCGCGACTGCGGGTCCCGATGGAGCAGAGCTACCTCCGACTGTTCGGCGACCCGTACCTCAAACTGCTAGAACACTCTCGACTACCCAAGACGCTAGTGTACAACTGCCACCTCCACGACTTCTTCCACACCGCGGCACACGAACGATTGGGACGACTCAAACGACTCGCGTTCACGAGGAACATCGAAAACTCGGTGGCCGTTTTCGAGCGGTTCGTCTCGTTGCTGACCGAGAAAGGATATCGGTTCCGAACGCTGAGCGAACTGGCCGACGACGTGCGACTGCGAGAGGACGAGCGTGTCGTCGCTGGTCTGTCGTGA
- a CDS encoding DUF7282 domain-containing protein: protein MSRRQVIAVVVLTVAVISGGVAATLGTTADAERGPATQSSDQQAVDRFASAALQNQTTNASSVTFENQTSNGSAVTIANVTVPDGGFVVVHDRELLNGSVLDSVLGASAYLEPGTHENVTVTFDEQIEADQLLLAVTYRDTNGNETFEFVRSQGEADSAYVVENQVVIDDAAVTVEAQSAETTTEVVETTTEVAETTEQVETTEEPAETTTEELPTTTEVSVETTTAVETTEVSVETTTEDVETTTVAETTTDEPTETTTAVETTTPAEPALLVSNVVSPRRIDVDGGSLVVNAQVENPSDRAVTETVQLRVNGTVVQERPVTVAAGETVAVQFEVSTSELEPGLNYVGVLTRDFGEIVRVTGTEITNETTTAY from the coding sequence ATGAGTCGGAGGCAGGTCATAGCGGTAGTGGTACTGACAGTCGCGGTGATTTCCGGCGGGGTCGCGGCGACGCTCGGCACGACGGCCGACGCCGAACGGGGACCAGCTACACAGAGCTCTGACCAGCAGGCCGTAGACCGCTTCGCGTCGGCGGCGTTGCAGAACCAGACGACGAACGCTTCGTCGGTCACCTTCGAGAACCAGACGAGTAACGGGTCGGCAGTGACGATTGCCAACGTCACCGTGCCGGACGGTGGCTTCGTCGTCGTCCACGACCGGGAACTCTTGAACGGGTCGGTCTTGGACAGCGTCCTCGGGGCGTCGGCGTACCTCGAACCGGGAACTCACGAGAACGTCACCGTCACCTTCGACGAGCAAATAGAGGCGGACCAACTCCTGCTCGCGGTCACGTATCGAGACACGAACGGCAACGAGACGTTCGAGTTCGTCCGTTCGCAGGGTGAAGCAGACAGCGCGTACGTCGTGGAGAATCAGGTGGTCATCGACGACGCGGCGGTGACCGTCGAGGCCCAATCGGCGGAGACGACGACGGAAGTGGTCGAGACGACGACGGAAGTAGCTGAGACGACAGAACAAGTGGAGACCACGGAAGAACCAGCAGAGACGACGACCGAGGAACTCCCAACGACGACTGAGGTATCCGTCGAGACGACGACAGCGGTCGAGACGACTGAAGTCTCAGTCGAAACCACGACGGAGGACGTGGAGACTACTACAGTGGCCGAAACGACGACCGATGAACCGACCGAAACGACCACCGCGGTCGAAACCACAACGCCCGCAGAACCGGCACTGCTGGTTTCGAACGTCGTCAGTCCGCGGCGAATCGACGTGGACGGCGGGTCGTTGGTCGTGAACGCCCAAGTTGAGAACCCGAGCGACAGAGCGGTGACCGAGACCGTGCAACTGCGGGTGAACGGCACTGTCGTGCAGGAACGCCCCGTCACCGTCGCTGCTGGCGAGACAGTAGCCGTTCAGTTCGAGGTCTCGACGAGCGAACTCGAACCCGGCCTGAACTACGTCGGTGTCCTCACGCGGGACTTCGGCGAAATCGTCCGCGTCACGGGGACAGAAATCACGAACGAGACGACGACAGCGTACTGA
- a CDS encoding carboxylate--amine ligase, with translation MSGERVLVTDGQLRSGLAVVRSLGKRGAHVIAGESTRFATAFFSRHADERVVYPSPESDPDEFVSFLLNFLADNDVDALIPVGHQTTKLVSEHRDRFTELTDVPVTDYQRFRRGWDKAETFEAAKEADIPMPRTECPDSISEARAIADDIGFPVVVKARTSSGSRGLEFVETREEFDRAYRRVSESYPRPLVQERVPQSGSMYGAAFVYDEDTELHAQFACEFLREYPPSGGPSTFHESIGREDLLEYGSRLLETLEWQGVALVEFKLDPRDGEPKLMEVNPRLWSSLHLAVFSGVDFPWLVYQHARGEDLDTNLDYRADVQARYILPGDLLRLAAVHDREAVREFFPIFDPDVHYEIPHWDDAGPAVGRLLAMARFAASPSVWRKAILRN, from the coding sequence ATGTCCGGAGAACGAGTGTTGGTTACCGACGGCCAGTTGCGAAGCGGTCTCGCGGTCGTCCGGTCGCTCGGAAAGCGTGGCGCGCACGTCATCGCTGGCGAATCAACGCGGTTCGCCACGGCGTTCTTCTCTCGACACGCCGACGAGCGCGTCGTCTACCCGTCGCCGGAGAGCGACCCGGACGAGTTCGTCTCGTTCCTGCTCAACTTCCTCGCAGACAACGACGTTGACGCGCTGATTCCGGTCGGCCACCAGACGACGAAGTTGGTCAGCGAACACCGCGACCGGTTCACCGAACTGACCGACGTGCCGGTGACGGACTATCAACGGTTCCGGCGCGGGTGGGACAAAGCCGAGACGTTCGAAGCGGCCAAAGAGGCCGATATACCGATGCCTCGAACGGAGTGTCCCGACTCGATATCGGAGGCCAGAGCGATTGCCGACGACATCGGATTTCCGGTCGTCGTCAAAGCGCGCACGAGTTCCGGTTCTCGGGGATTGGAGTTCGTGGAGACACGCGAGGAGTTCGACCGAGCGTACCGCCGCGTGAGCGAGTCGTACCCGCGGCCGCTCGTCCAAGAGCGCGTCCCGCAGTCGGGGTCGATGTACGGCGCGGCGTTCGTCTACGACGAGGACACCGAACTCCACGCGCAGTTCGCCTGCGAGTTCCTGCGCGAGTATCCGCCGAGCGGAGGCCCCTCGACGTTCCACGAGAGCATCGGCCGAGAGGACCTGCTGGAGTACGGAAGCCGGTTGCTCGAAACGCTGGAGTGGCAGGGGGTCGCGCTCGTCGAGTTCAAACTCGACCCGCGCGACGGCGAACCGAAACTGATGGAGGTCAACCCGCGACTTTGGAGTTCGCTCCACCTCGCGGTGTTCTCAGGCGTCGATTTCCCGTGGCTCGTCTACCAACACGCCCGAGGCGAGGACCTCGACACGAATCTGGACTACCGTGCGGACGTCCAGGCTCGATACATCCTCCCGGGCGACCTGCTTCGACTCGCGGCGGTTCACGACCGCGAAGCCGTTCGGGAGTTCTTCCCGATTTTCGACCCCGATGTTCACTACGAGATTCCACACTGGGACGACGCCGGACCTGCCGTGGGGAGACTACTGGCGATGGCTCGGTTCGCCGCGAGTCCGAGCGTGTGGCGGAAAGCGATTCTCCGGAACTAG
- a CDS encoding metal-dependent hydrolase: protein MWPWGHLAVGYLSYRLLGRLDSGLKPGGRATVAVAAGTQFPDLIDKPLAWSLELLPHGRSLAHSLFTALVVVAVVRFALRRRDHDAEATAFAVGYASHLVADAIHPAIRGELGELGYLAWPVVPAPTYETVPSFASQFTSANLTPFFVAELALTVAVAALWLRDGAPGLGVLRAVPAWVGRKLST from the coding sequence ATGTGGCCGTGGGGACACCTCGCTGTGGGATATCTGAGCTATCGCCTGTTAGGTCGTCTCGACTCGGGTCTCAAACCGGGTGGCCGCGCGACGGTGGCCGTGGCAGCCGGGACGCAGTTCCCAGACCTCATCGACAAGCCACTCGCGTGGTCGCTCGAACTACTCCCACACGGTCGGTCGCTCGCTCACTCGCTGTTCACCGCGCTGGTGGTCGTCGCTGTGGTCCGGTTCGCGCTCCGTCGCCGAGACCACGATGCCGAGGCGACTGCGTTCGCCGTCGGCTACGCAAGTCACTTGGTAGCCGACGCGATTCACCCCGCGATTCGTGGCGAGCTCGGCGAACTCGGCTATCTCGCGTGGCCGGTCGTCCCTGCACCGACGTACGAGACGGTCCCGAGTTTCGCCTCGCAGTTTACCTCGGCGAATCTCACGCCGTTCTTCGTCGCCGAACTCGCGTTGACGGTGGCTGTGGCCGCGCTCTGGCTTCGGGACGGCGCGCCGGGTCTCGGCGTTCTCAGAGCCGTTCCGGCGTGGGTCGGTCGAAAGCTCTCGACGTGA
- a CDS encoding ABC transporter permease — MGKRLTRWMGLLGFSLRRTATKATRTAPRQTAISVAGVAVAVALMLVVTATGLGLVQGTTVRGDAVDYWVVPESSGAATMVVSTDAPQLGDVHRKSAVVMEDERVEYATPVQISVVQVRSGGSNEYVLAVGVVPSPKLDDVAGLSPAPLSAGDPYFANGSYDGEWTGQAVLSEAAAERVGVSQGTNFSVRGAFSGGGSNDLRVTAVGRTAVESGLSGLPVMLVHLSELQSITGAQANDQADQILVQSSASGLQSSLESQFEGATAVTRAGFTAQQTADSDLPLAMAVAALLIAVVVGALFVATTQGLQVEADSEQLAALSAMGFSRRGRAVLLVGQALALTLVGGALGVGLAYLATMLTNFVATRAIAPVPIADFHPLLVAYGLGVSALIGLLVVPYLLAMERRTQAITEVIR, encoded by the coding sequence ATGGGTAAGCGACTGACGCGCTGGATGGGCTTGCTCGGCTTCTCACTCCGGCGGACTGCGACGAAGGCGACGCGAACCGCGCCGCGCCAGACGGCCATCAGCGTCGCGGGCGTTGCCGTCGCCGTCGCGCTCATGCTGGTCGTGACCGCGACCGGACTCGGACTCGTGCAGGGGACCACGGTTCGGGGCGACGCCGTCGATTACTGGGTCGTCCCCGAATCCAGTGGCGCGGCGACGATGGTCGTCTCGACGGACGCCCCGCAGTTGGGCGACGTGCATCGCAAGAGCGCGGTGGTGATGGAAGACGAACGAGTCGAGTACGCGACGCCGGTTCAGATTTCGGTGGTACAGGTCCGTTCCGGAGGAAGCAACGAGTACGTCCTCGCCGTCGGGGTCGTCCCCTCGCCGAAGTTAGACGACGTGGCTGGCCTGTCACCCGCGCCGTTGAGCGCGGGCGACCCGTACTTCGCCAACGGGAGCTACGACGGCGAGTGGACCGGCCAAGCAGTCCTCTCGGAAGCGGCGGCCGAGCGGGTGGGCGTCTCGCAAGGCACGAACTTCTCGGTCCGCGGCGCGTTCTCCGGTGGGGGGTCAAACGACCTGCGAGTCACTGCTGTCGGTCGAACTGCCGTCGAATCTGGCCTCTCTGGGCTCCCAGTGATGCTCGTCCACCTGAGCGAGTTACAGTCGATAACCGGTGCGCAAGCGAACGACCAAGCCGACCAGATTCTCGTCCAATCGAGCGCGAGCGGTCTCCAGTCCTCGCTCGAAAGTCAGTTCGAGGGCGCGACTGCCGTCACTCGCGCGGGCTTCACTGCACAGCAGACGGCCGACTCGGACCTGCCGCTCGCGATGGCCGTGGCCGCCCTACTCATCGCCGTAGTCGTCGGCGCACTGTTCGTCGCCACGACGCAGGGCCTGCAAGTCGAGGCCGACAGCGAGCAGTTGGCCGCCCTCTCGGCGATGGGGTTCTCGCGGCGCGGGCGAGCAGTGCTGTTGGTCGGACAGGCACTCGCGCTGACGCTCGTCGGCGGCGCGCTCGGCGTCGGCTTGGCATACCTCGCAACGATGCTGACGAACTTCGTAGCCACGCGCGCTATCGCACCCGTGCCGATCGCCGACTTCCACCCCCTACTCGTGGCCTACGGACTCGGCGTCTCCGCGCTCATCGGCCTGTTAGTCGTACCCTACCTGCTGGCGATGGAGCGCCGGACGCAGGCCATCACAGAGGTGATTCGATGA
- a CDS encoding nucleotide sugar dehydrogenase, producing the protein MNSEASSDSSIVGLGYVGLTLAMAFDDAGYSTVGYDIDGERIRELRDGHDPTGEFGDERIAESDVTFTDSPKDLADSRFVLVALPTPVDETQTPDLDNLEFASETIGRHISDGTTVVFESTLYPGATREVLRPALERGAGEQGGVDFSVGYSPERIVPGGGGPKLAEATKVVSAEDEATLVKLVALYESLAEGEVYAADTIETAEASKCLENTQRDVNIALVNEFTMACRQLDFELDPYEVLETAKTKWNFHDYEPGVVGGHCIPVDPHYLRHRFEESGYTPNLIRAARGVNREMRRYAFSLTLDALYSAKFEEAEQHPNLRTEGALPESVAGSRLLLLGFAYKPNVPDLRNSLLADIVSQLRELDLELLGWDPFYEEQSLPEKFDLDVQSEPDFTDVDAAVVLTPHDEIREFDLESMARRMADDPVLVDIGNAFDREKAAACGFTYRRL; encoded by the coding sequence ATGAACAGCGAAGCGAGTAGCGATAGCTCCATCGTCGGGTTGGGGTACGTCGGACTTACTCTCGCGATGGCGTTCGACGACGCAGGCTACTCGACTGTTGGTTACGACATCGACGGCGAACGGATTCGAGAACTTCGAGACGGCCACGACCCGACTGGCGAGTTCGGTGACGAACGAATCGCGGAGAGCGACGTCACGTTCACCGACTCGCCGAAGGACCTCGCAGATAGCAGGTTCGTACTCGTCGCACTGCCGACGCCGGTAGACGAGACGCAGACGCCTGACCTCGACAACCTCGAATTCGCGAGCGAGACCATCGGCCGCCACATTTCCGACGGGACGACCGTCGTGTTCGAATCGACGCTGTACCCCGGTGCGACTCGGGAAGTCCTCCGTCCTGCACTCGAACGCGGTGCTGGAGAACAGGGCGGCGTGGACTTCAGCGTCGGGTACTCGCCTGAGCGCATCGTCCCCGGTGGCGGCGGTCCGAAACTGGCCGAGGCGACGAAGGTCGTCAGCGCCGAAGACGAGGCGACGCTGGTGAAACTCGTCGCGCTGTACGAGAGTCTAGCCGAGGGCGAGGTGTACGCCGCCGACACCATCGAGACGGCGGAGGCGTCGAAGTGTCTGGAGAACACCCAGCGCGACGTCAACATCGCCCTCGTCAACGAGTTCACGATGGCGTGTCGGCAACTGGACTTCGAGTTGGACCCATACGAGGTCCTAGAGACGGCGAAGACGAAGTGGAACTTCCACGACTACGAACCCGGAGTCGTCGGCGGCCACTGCATCCCGGTTGACCCCCACTACTTGCGCCACCGGTTCGAGGAGAGCGGCTACACTCCGAACCTCATCCGCGCCGCTCGTGGAGTCAACCGCGAGATGCGACGGTACGCGTTCTCGCTGACGCTCGACGCTCTCTACTCCGCGAAGTTCGAGGAGGCAGAACAACATCCCAACCTTCGGACCGAGGGCGCACTTCCCGAGAGCGTCGCCGGGTCTCGACTGCTGCTGCTGGGATTCGCCTACAAGCCGAACGTCCCCGACCTCCGGAACTCACTGCTCGCTGACATCGTCTCTCAACTTCGGGAACTGGACCTCGAACTGCTCGGTTGGGACCCGTTCTACGAGGAGCAGTCGTTACCAGAGAAGTTCGACTTGGACGTGCAGTCGGAACCGGACTTCACCGACGTGGACGCCGCTGTCGTGCTGACTCCCCACGACGAGATTCGGGAGTTCGACCTCGAATCGATGGCGCGTCGGATGGCAGACGACCCCGTGTTGGTGGACATCGGGAACGCCTTCGACCGCGAGAAGGCGGCCGCCTGTGGGTTCACCTACAGGAGGCTGTGA